From a single Catenulispora sp. EB89 genomic region:
- a CDS encoding replication-relaxation family protein has product MKINQRDLLAAANRLTERDRQILHLLGQHQVLTTHQITHAFFGNSRVARRRIQVLDEVGLLDCFRPPLPVGTNPKHCVLTALGAQAVASLDQESDLVPPRAVLAERIALRPDLKHLVGVNDVFCSLLGSARETREASLDLWLSERACAKAWGTYVRPDGFGRWREGTRSIDFFLEYDTGVENSAQILAKLPGYEAMTAATGISTPVLFWLHSARREHGLRQRLARAGSPVPIATASGDSTAAAPADAVWQRVGTKADGRVRLIDLGGGASSGERL; this is encoded by the coding sequence ATGAAGATCAACCAACGGGACCTGCTCGCCGCCGCGAACAGGCTCACCGAACGCGATCGCCAGATTCTGCACCTGCTTGGACAGCACCAGGTGCTCACCACTCACCAGATCACCCATGCGTTCTTCGGGAACTCACGGGTCGCCCGCCGACGCATTCAGGTTCTCGACGAAGTCGGACTGCTGGACTGCTTCCGGCCGCCGCTGCCGGTCGGGACCAACCCGAAGCACTGTGTTCTGACCGCGCTCGGAGCTCAAGCCGTCGCGAGCCTCGATCAGGAGTCGGACCTGGTGCCACCTCGTGCCGTCTTGGCGGAGAGGATCGCACTGCGGCCCGACCTTAAGCATCTCGTTGGCGTGAACGACGTCTTCTGCAGCCTGCTTGGCTCCGCGCGCGAGACGCGCGAGGCGAGCCTGGACCTGTGGCTGTCCGAGCGGGCGTGCGCGAAGGCCTGGGGAACGTACGTCCGCCCCGACGGGTTCGGCCGGTGGCGCGAAGGCACACGCAGCATCGACTTCTTCCTCGAATACGACACCGGTGTCGAGAACAGCGCCCAGATCCTCGCCAAGCTCCCCGGCTACGAAGCCATGACCGCCGCAACCGGCATCAGCACGCCGGTCCTGTTCTGGCTCCACTCCGCTCGCCGCGAACACGGGCTGCGCCAACGTCTGGCCCGCGCGGGATCGCCTGTCCCGATCGCCACGGCAAGCGGTGACTCGACAGCGGCTGCCCCCGCGGATGCCGTCTGGCAGCGTGTCGGCACCAAGGCCGATGGTCGTGTCCGTCTCATCGACCTCGGTGGCGGGGCCAGTTCCGGGGAACGTTTGTGA
- a CDS encoding C40 family peptidase, which translates to MTAGRIAVGASSALLLLVILLSAAAAAVVESMTSSLDVFSVSSSPGGRHIPDADGEIPLRMYELYHDAAATCPGLSWTVLAGFGKAASDHGRHLGKQGLMGITASQFQQHADPIPAGGVSPASPLDPVDEVYAAARTICGSGPATEAAAAVRRATADPASAVRIIELADVYGRAPSSNSFIAVAARSAPSVAARLALEYAGAQMGLPYVWGGDGPDRGGVGFDCSGLTQSAYQAAGIAIPRTATDQFKTGRPVAMADLRAGDLVFYGDPNGFLHHVAMYVAAGLVIDAPHPGAVVRLDPVAADDYAGARREQ; encoded by the coding sequence GTGACGGCGGGACGTATCGCGGTGGGTGCTTCGTCCGCGCTGCTCCTTCTGGTGATTCTTCTGTCCGCTGCGGCGGCTGCCGTCGTCGAGTCGATGACCTCCTCGTTGGACGTGTTCAGCGTGTCTTCCAGCCCTGGAGGCCGCCACATCCCTGACGCAGACGGAGAGATCCCACTGCGCATGTATGAGCTCTACCACGATGCTGCGGCGACCTGCCCTGGCTTGTCTTGGACGGTGCTCGCGGGCTTCGGGAAAGCAGCGTCAGACCACGGTCGCCACCTGGGCAAACAAGGACTCATGGGGATCACCGCGAGCCAGTTCCAGCAGCACGCCGACCCGATCCCCGCGGGCGGCGTATCGCCTGCCTCACCACTCGATCCGGTCGACGAGGTCTATGCGGCGGCGAGAACAATCTGCGGCTCGGGACCGGCTACCGAGGCCGCCGCAGCGGTGCGCCGAGCAACAGCCGATCCAGCATCCGCGGTCCGGATCATCGAACTGGCCGACGTCTACGGCCGCGCCCCCAGCAGCAACTCGTTCATCGCCGTCGCCGCCCGCTCCGCCCCAAGCGTGGCGGCACGTCTCGCGCTCGAATACGCGGGAGCCCAGATGGGCCTGCCCTACGTCTGGGGCGGCGACGGCCCCGACCGAGGAGGAGTCGGTTTCGACTGCTCGGGGCTCACTCAGAGCGCGTACCAGGCCGCCGGTATCGCGATTCCCCGGACGGCCACGGATCAGTTCAAGACGGGACGGCCCGTCGCCATGGCCGACCTGCGCGCCGGCGATCTGGTCTTCTACGGCGACCCGAACGGCTTCTTGCATCACGTGGCGATGTATGTGGCTGCTGGGCTCGTCATTGACGCGCCCCATCCCGGCGCTGTCGTTCGCCTGGACCCGGTCGCGGCCGACGACTATGCGGGTGCGCGGCGTGAGCAGTGA